TGGTACGTAACCATACGAATATTAGAACAGTCTGGTAAAGGGAGTTCCTTGGGGCATGAGAATAGAGCTAGATATAACAGCTTAGTCCCAATGCTCAAACAAGGTTAAAGCTTTCTATGACAACTGAAGTAGAACCAAATAGGAAACGAGGGGGGATATTTATAAACCCCTTTTCACAAGTgtcttatgtaaaaaaaaaggtgcacattGTTGTGCAAGCCGGGACTTGTGcaagatttgcaggttttggctTTGTATGTCGGCTCACCACTTTTGCCAAAAGTGGACAGGGCTTTCGGAAGAAGACGTCGATGCCCTGGACCAACAAATTCATATAATTTTTACCTTAGAAACTGGCATAACTTACTCCAGAAATGTTTGCCAGGTCGTACCTGGCGTATATTTCTGAGAGGGTGCATAGAGGTGTCCAGATgtacctaatacatgaagaggcttgttcctcttcatgtattaggtacATTGTGCATAGTGTTAAATTCTACTAGGATCAACGTTGAAAATGACTGCTATAGTACATTTCCCCCAAGGTCTCCTCTGAACGATGCAGTATTAGCCATCTTGTTTAAGGGCAAATTAAAGGAAAACCAGCAGCCTCCAGTGTCAAGGAGTAAAAGGGCAGAACAATAGGTAAAAGTGTGAAACTGTGACCACTACTGGTTAATTCCTGGAAAGACAAGAGAATCCTGGCAGCTTTATACCATCCCTGGTGTACCAGGGGCTGAAGGGCCTCACAAGTTAAGACCTAGTGTGCGAAGATCTGGACACCTCAGTGGCCACTCCACTATACAACAGTAACCAATACAGGAATCTCAAAAGTTTGAGGACTAACAATTATTCTAAGCACAttatttgaaaactttttttgagGATCACCCTGTGTACATTCAATTGAAtgccagtgttttttttattattattcctCTTTTTTTCTGTAGATCAGCTATGGTGCCACAGATCCTCTTTTATTCAATAGGCAAATGTATCCGTCCTTCTTCCAAACTCTTCCTAGTGATCAAACACAATATCAAGCAATTGTTAAGCTTCTCAGATATTTTGATTGGACATggattggtattattgtatctgatGATGAAGGAGGAAACACCCAAAGTCAGTACTTAATGAAAGAGATGGAAGTTCATGATATCTGCTCTGAGTTCATCCTTAAGCTACCAAGTGATCATATTGTAATTGAAGAAATTAAATATGAAAAGAACAAAGAGATATTTAAAAAGTCTATCTCAAAAATTGTTGTACTTTGTGGGACAATTTCAATTTTAACTAGTATGTTTCTTGAAGAACAAAGTATTGCAGGATATGGGAAGACTTTAATTATTCCGGCTGGGTCAAATACCCATATTTTATCATCAATGAAAAAGCAAACATCATACCATGGGAGTCTGATATTCTCATCACCTGAAATGATGATCCCACAACTAAAGAAATTCTTAGAAGATGTGAGTCTTGAAAATCGCCCAAATGACCCTATACTTGAACATATCTTTTTTGTACACTTGAGCTGTATGCCTTCAGACCCCAACCTAAAAATAATAGCTGAAGAAGATTATCAGACCAAACTTACTCACTGCAACAAGACTATGAAATTACAAGAAATTGGCGCAAATCATTACTAcactaaaacatttacaaccacttACCATGTATATCAAGCTGTTTATGCTATGGCTCACGCTCTCCATGAAGCTCACCTTCATATGTCCCGAAATTTCAATTGGAAACAAATGTTAAAGGTAATTAAATGGAGTGTTTAGTAGATAACAACACATATCTCTAGTACAGCACCATGAAGGTTTAGGATTAAGGGCTATGAACAGTTCACAAACAACTTTTTTATTGCCTCGATTCACCTgaactttaaaaatatatatgcagtTTTGCTAATAGACTTAATTAAAATGTTAGAAtatttaaataaagattatttgtaATGATGTTTCAATTTTCATTCTAAATGCAttattgcaaaagaaaaaaataattgtgaagaAAAACACAGCTGTTATTGAGAACCTGTCAGCACTAAGTCTGTCAGCAAAGTTTAATGTAGTATTACAAAAGCATTCTACACATGCTTACATCCCATAAAAATTCTGCACAATTTAGCAATAACTGGAATTCTtacttaatgttttttttatgccctgTATGTAAATGTGCTGTCTCAAGTCCAGGAGGCAGCACCATCAGCCCTGCAAGTAATTGCATCATAGATGAAGCCTGACCTCTGTGTGCTGAAGTCTCAGGAACACGCTGTGCACATCTATTGTACAAGCTATTAGAGCTAGGATTGCTGATGTTCTCATAAAGGGGCAAGAGAGAATGAGATGGGCTTCATCTAAGACTTGCTGATTCAGAGGGCTGATGGCGCATTAGTTCTGTATACCAGCTACAGTTTACATACCGAAACATACAGAAGGGTAAAACATTTCTAATAAGGTTAATTTGCAAAATTGTGCATATAAAAGTTTAGGTGCATCAGTACGCAGTGCACTGGTGAGATCAAAGTCTATGCACTCTGCTTCAGGGCAAATGTGGGGGAGAGGGATGCCCTGTGGGTGCGCGAGACTTTAGCACAAGGACTACTACCATTCTCACACAGGAAGTAGCATTGAGAGGAAGTAGAAGTCGGGCTTCTTCTATGATGCAATGACTCGAGGCAGCGCATTGCATACAAGGGAATGAAACATATAAAGTAAGAATTGTAATTCTTTTGGGTGCAAACATGTGTGGAATGCTTTTACAATGGTACAGTACTATGTACTGGTGGCTTTTGTGGTAACCCTTTATATTTCCCTTTAACACTTTCACTGTCAGGGGCTTTTGGAGACTGGGCACTTTTAGTAGACAGGACAATTTCTAAACTTCTGATCACTTTTgatgaaagaaaaacaaaaaagaaacaccCCTCGCCCCATCTATTTTCTGTCAATAGGCATCTGATATTTTGTCAAATAGCCACTCAGCACTGTctatgcactggccttttcaggtaattctgcatcaaagtgaAAATGTTCTAAAAAATCCATTAAAAATGTTTGTGGCCAAATGTCCTACCATATTAAAGACTTCCAAAGAAAAAAAGTTCAGGATCTACACCCTTCATacaagctacttaaaggggtggtctcgcgaaaccaagtggggttatacacttccgtatggccatattaatgcactttgtaatgtacatcgtgcattaaatatgagccatacagaagttattccacttacctgctccgttgctagcgtcctcgtctccatggttccgtctaaattcgctggcagcttgcttttttagacgcgcttgcgcagtctggtcttctgctcagcgcgagccgcttcagtgtgttagacgctacagctcttctgcgcatgcgcagacgagctgtaacctctcgggagcacgctggagcggccattctgtaccttcctctgttacagaaaggtgcagaaagttcagcagcccagccgagcggagacgagaagcccagccgagaagccgcccatgtaagtcgcctggccccggagcccaccgcctgcccccggagcccaccgcctgtcccccgagctcaccgcctgttcccggagctcaccgcctgccaccggagcccaccgccatgcccccgagcccgccgccgtgctgcccgagcctgccgccgtgctgcccgagcctgctgccgtgcccccgagcctgccgccatgcccccgatgctgcccccgatgctgcccgagcctcccgccgccgtgcccccgatgctgcccgagcctcccgccgccgtgcccccgatgctgcccgagcctcccgccgccatgcccccgatgctgctcccgatgctgcccgagcctcccgccgccgtgcccccgatgctgcccgagcctcccgccgccgtgcccccgatgctgcccgagcctcccgccgccatgcccccgatgctgctcccGATGCTGCTCGAGCCTCCCGCCACCATGccccccgccgccgtgcccccgatgctgcccgagcctcccgccgccgggacacacagacagacatatatatagacagacagacacacacacacacatatatatatacacatatatacacacacacacacacacacacacacatatatatataatatatacacacacacacatatatatatatatatatatatatatatgtgtgtgtgtgtatatatatatatatatatatatatatatatatatatatatatatatacacacacatatacaaacacgtgtgggtatatatatatatatatatatatatatatatatatatatatatatatatatatgtgtgtatatatatatatatataatgtgtgtgtatatatacactcacgaatacgcgtatgcgtatactcgtacacacgtatactatatatatatctctctatatatctatatatagatatatagagatatatatatatataaaagatgtgtacacgcatatatacacacacacattatatatatatatatatatatatatatatatatatatatatatatatatatatatatatatatacacatacacatatatacacacgcatataaaaaaaacacgtgtgtgtatgtgtgtgtatgtgtatctatctatctatctatgtgtgtgtgtatatacactcacgaatacgcgtatgcgtatactcatacacacgtatactatatatatctatctatatatagatagatatatatataaaatgtgtacacgcatatatacacacacacacatatatatatatatatatatatatatatatatatatatatatatatatatatacacatacacatatatacacacgcatataaaaaacacgtgtgggtatgtgtatatatatatatatatatatatatatatatatatatatatatatatatatatatatatatatagtgtgtgtgtatatacactcacgaatacgcatatgcgtatactcatacacacgtatactatatatatctatctagatatatatataaaatgtgtacacgcatatatacacacacatatatatttaggtgaaaaaactatttcatctaaaacagtggaaagtgaattgcagggaggcattacagtaccttctgctgagaattcagcactggacagctccctgctattacgaagcctgggttacttgtgcagggggaaaggatcagcactggacagctccctgctaatacgaagcgtgaccggcgtctcgggagcgagcacgtcgggctgaagcggcggccatctttgggaaactttttataagttcatgaaacgccagaactgtaagtaggaaccggctttaaaagccatttacattggtacttagtaatgtatgctgaagaagggggactgggcaaaaaaaatatttcactgctgcctcgagacatctcctttaagcatatttttttaaaataaaatcattAGTTTCTAGCCAGTTAAATTTCCTTTCGGGAGGCAAAATTGGCCCTTAAATGGTGGCAAATAGAAGAATCATCAGGTAGTTGTGTATGATGAGCAAAATTGTTATAATTTAGGAAATGTAGTGAACTGAGATTTTTGACTGATGTATCatcaaaagggttgtaccaagattgaaaGGCTTTACTgcaacctctgcagtgatgaGACTAGAGTGCTAGTTGTCCCAGTGCattagtgctccattcactttcaatgaaaCTTCGTAGAATGTGCGACCCTCATccaattaaatgaatggagcgctgatcgCACATGTTCAGCCAGCGctcctatcatactgacatcacTAGGAGGGAAGACGCAGCCTCTGCAGTGACAATCCGAACCAGACATGGGAGTACCTTTCAGCAGAATGGCAGGAGTCTGACCtccaagttatctcctattcgatggataaatacaacccctttaagtgtctgttCACATCAGGTGGTATATTCCACTCAGGACCCTTTTCATTGATTTCCACTCAACATCATTGTATGCATTTTATGTTATTCTGTTAAATCCTGTAAAATGCCGGATTGAAGGACAAAAAAAACCCAGGCCCCACTATAGTCAATGCATATGTTCAGTAcctttcagttccatcatatGACAGTTATATTCGGCAACTTTGTGCATTTTTATAAGGGAGAATGAAAATAACACCCCAAAgaatgatgtgaatgagccctaagctgCATCCAGGTATGGGGTGGTGGTATGCTTCCATTCTCTAAGAAAGAAAGCAAATGGCTTGTTTGCATTATATTATAACTACTGAGCAAGGattcctgtgtagagatgagcgaacctactcgtttcgagtaattactcgatcgagcaccgcgattttcgagtattttagtactcgggtgaaaagattcggggggcgccggggggtggggggaggcgtggcggtgcggggggtagcagcggggaccAGAGAGAGccctgtctctctcccccccactccccgctgcaaccccctactcacccacggtgcccccgaatcttttcgcccgagtacggaagtactcggaaatcgtggtactcaggcgaaaaaggcGATTGACTAATGTAGCACTGTAGGCCATTTTCCTGTAACTGTCAATCCAGAAAAATCAGCTTTACACCAACATTACTGAATGGTCTTTTTGCTGCAAATGTCAAAAGTGAGAATACTCTAATGGTATTCACTAAGTTTGTGTTCTTTTCATGCGTTTCCTTTTTGCAGTTCTTTTTAAGAAGACTACATTTCCAAGATCCCATGGGAGAAGACATTTATTTTAATGAGAAAGGAGAAATGACTTCAAACTATCAGATTATTAACTTTGTATTAATGTTTCCTACTGTATTTATCTTAAAGAATGTTGGAACATTCAATAGCTCTTTGCATGAAGATCATCTTTTAATAGATACTAGTAAAATAGTTTGGAAAAATGGCAAAGTGAGTATTAATACTTTTCCTAGACAACACATGTGAATGTATCTAGTCACATGATATTGGGCATAATCACTGAACAATGTTAGAAAGTAATTAACTTACAAAGGCTCTAAAGACCCatatacatgggacgactgtcaagcaaacaatgcctgacactcatccctctGTGTACTcggtcctgtgctgctgcagaggAGCGAGTATCATTTGCTCGCTcatcagcaggggggcggggcaacTGGAGCAGATTTctgtcctcgctctcccccatccgtctccattcagtactgaatggctgctatttacactgaacaatcattattcaagattttaagctgcataaaatcctgaatgatgatcatttagtgtaaacagcagtcattcagtactgaacagcagctgctaaaatgaatggagagggacaAGAGATtgcgagaagagaaatctcctccagccgccgctTGCAGTTTTGTGTCTGTGGAAGGTGCTATGTAACTTTTTGGTGCTCTGAGGCTTCCGAATGGAACTCGAATAACCCAAGTGATTGCAATTTTACAATTAATTTAGAATTGAAATTTTACTGAATGCCATATCATTTCATGTTATTCAACACAACAACAAACAATGATGATAATGATTATCCTTCAGTCGCATCCGATCGGTCACTCCATGAATCTATGTTCTCCATGCATGCCAGTCTTTCAACAAACAATACAGGTGCAGAACGTACTTTCCTAGAAAAACAACCGAACAGAAATCTTGTATGTTTTGAATTTTTTGAcatcatatacagta
The sequence above is a segment of the Eleutherodactylus coqui strain aEleCoq1 chromosome 7, aEleCoq1.hap1, whole genome shotgun sequence genome. Coding sequences within it:
- the LOC136573487 gene encoding vomeronasal type-2 receptor 26-like; this encodes MGEPSLFGGPDLLGPRVTKKSETLLSGVFALLLFGIGFRGTSEPLLDIFISYGATDPLLFNRQMYPSFFQTLPSDQTQYQAIVKLLRYFDWTWIGIIVSDDEGGNTQSQYLMKEMEVHDICSEFILKLPSDHIVIEEIKYEKNKEIFKKSISKIVVLCGTISILTSMFLEEQSIAGYGKTLIIPAGSNTHILSSMKKQTSYHGSLIFSSPEMMIPQLKKFLEDVSLENRPNDPILEHIFFVHLSCMPSDPNLKIIAEEDYQTKLTHCNKTMKLQEIGANHYYTKTFTTTYHVYQAVYAMAHALHEAHLHMSRNFNWKQMLKFFLRRLHFQDPMGEDIYFNEKGEMTSNYQIINFVLMFPTVFILKNVGTFNSSLHEDHLLIDTSKIVWKNGKIPVSKCSEDCPPGYRRILMRGRHKCCFECLKCLDGKISNDTAILGIFILLRDTPVVKANNQSLSFILLVSIMLSFLCVFLFLGRPIRITCMLRQTLFGIIFSVTISSILAKTITVYMAFKATKPGSSWRKFIGVKITNCLVFICSFVQVVISIIWLSFSPPFPESNFDLYVDKIILQCNEGSVVAFSIVLGYMGFLAAVSFLVAFLVRNLPGSFNEAKNITFSMLVVCSVWMAFIPAYMSITGKNTVIVEIFAIISSNVGILGCLFFPKCYIILVRADLNSKEILLHHK